Proteins from a genomic interval of Gammaproteobacteria bacterium:
- a CDS encoding DsrE family protein: MMGLVLLLGSTVGSVPAMAAELDNAAALQGLETVHAVYDVRKSNPQALAGYLKAIVSNHANLRAADVQPDLRIVFIAEAVKFITTEPTAEIALEHEAVLQDIATTIAELDRLGVKMEVCSGATRAFGVDNDTLLPQLKAVRSGFIAIMGYQNQGYALVPVY, translated from the coding sequence ATGATGGGGCTTGTGCTGCTGCTGGGCAGTACCGTCGGCAGCGTGCCGGCGATGGCCGCGGAACTCGACAACGCCGCGGCGCTGCAGGGCCTGGAGACGGTGCACGCGGTCTATGACGTGCGCAAATCCAACCCGCAGGCGCTCGCCGGCTATCTCAAGGCCATCGTCAGCAACCACGCGAATCTGCGCGCGGCCGACGTGCAGCCGGATCTGCGCATCGTGTTCATCGCCGAGGCGGTGAAGTTCATCACCACCGAGCCGACCGCGGAGATCGCACTGGAACACGAGGCGGTGCTGCAGGACATCGCCACGACCATCGCCGAGCTCGATCGCCTCGGTGTGAAGATGGAGGTGTGCAGCGGTGCGACCCGCGCCTTCGGGGTCGACAACGACACACTGCTGCCGCAGCTCAAGGCGGTGCGCAGCGGCTTCATCGCCATCATGGGCTATCAGAATCAGGGCTATGCGCTGGTGCCGGTGTACTGA